Genomic segment of Triticum aestivum cultivar Chinese Spring chromosome 6A, IWGSC CS RefSeq v2.1, whole genome shotgun sequence:
CATCTTCCGCATTGGTTGCACTCCCACGTGTGATGGTGGACCTGGCTCCCCATGATCTCTACTTTCTACAACAAGGCTTTTGTGGCAAAAAAAAAACTATAACAAGATCTCTGTTATAAAAATAATTAAATTGCAACAAGCATCTGTTGGAAAAAAAACTGTAACAAGACCTTTATTGTAAAAAAATACAACGAGACCTCCGTGGctaaaaaaaaagactgtaaaaagaCCTCTGTAGCAGGAAAAAAAATGTTCCTCCGTCTTACAGGTTTCAATCGACAACAGCGGAGCAGCAGGCCTTTCAGTTGTGGTGACTCCATATATCAATCTGCTACATCTCCTATGGCTCACCAGTACGTCTACAGCTCCAGAGTAGTCAAAAACACAGTAGCAGTTTGCTCCAGCAACGCCATGAGCTATGGCGTTTGTGGAACAGTTTGGCTAATTTACATCTAGATGATTTTTACTTATGTCACATCTAACTTGCCTACCGTATGATCAAGGCTGTAGGATTCGTGCAAACTGTTTTTTCTTGTCCGTGTCGCAGTGTCCCTCGCGCTGGAAACGAGTCGCTTTCTTTGTGTCAGGCCGGTGGCAGTTTTCCTGTTGTACGTGCCTGCTGGTGTGGAATGGGGAGGTTATTTCATATGGGCtccaagtattttttttctttcaagcATGTGTACGATATGGATGTAGAATTCAAAGagttgattctcaaaaaaaaaacccaAAGAGTTAAGCTTTCATACATATTCTCCTTGAGCCTTCTTCTCTAGTTTCTCATTGTGtttattcttttttgcttttttgtttttgtttttttttaatttgaaatttatgatattttttgtaATTCAATTTCTTCtccttttaatttttattttttccatTTCCCAATTTGTGATATTTTCAGTACGTGAACACTTTTTGAAGTGTGCGGACACTTATTAAAGTACATGCAATATTTGtgaataatttttttaattttgtaaATTCATcaacattttaaaaatatttgaacaCTTTAACAATGTCTCATCTAAGTTGTGTTATGTCTGATCTATTTGTTGTATTTTTTGGGTCCAAATTTGATCCCACTTTGTTTTGTTGCGCGTGCCCCGAGTCATTGCGATGTTCCATTGTCGACCATTTTTGTTAGGTCCATTTTTAGTTTTTTCCCGGTCAGTTTTGATGGTATTTTTTTCTCGTTTGTTGTTTGCCTGCTTTGTAGAGCGAAATAGACATGGTGCTTTGCTTGCTGCCTCTTTTATCATTTTCATTCTGCGGCTGCTTTGCCTCCTTGtatttttctctttgtttttcattAGTTCAACACCTTTTATGTGCGGccgtttttttgttgtttttgccTTGGTTACAGGTCCACCCTCAATTTGCAACTGGACCAATTATTTTTTCGCCTTAGTTGCAAGTCCAGTATTAATTCACAACTGTACCCAACCTTTTTTTCTTCAGTTGCAAGTTCACCTTCGACTCGCAACCGGGCTTGATGTTTCCTTCGTATCGGAACTGAGCTCAAAAAAATTTGGTGTCAGTTGCAAGTCCAACCTCAACTTGCAACTCAGTTAGATTTTTTTCGCCTCAAATGCAAGTCCAACATCGACTAGCAACTAGGGGCTGATTTTTTGGTCCAGATGCAAGTCAATcaccgactcgcaactaggggtatTTGTGTTTGTCGAGGATCCCCAGTTGCATATTGACAATCGACTCAAAACTAGGgaagtgtgtgtttgtcgagggtccgcAGTTGCAtgttgaccatcgactcgcaactagtgtgtgtgtgtgtgtgtgtgtgtgtgtgtgtgtgtgtttgtcaagGGTCCTCCGTTGCAAGCCAACagtcgactcacaactaggggctgtttgtgtttgtcgagggttcccagttgcaagtcgaccatcaactcgcaactatggggggggggggtgtgtttGTTTAGGCCCCCAGTTGCAAGCTGACAATTGACTCGTAACTAGGGGGTGTGTATGTTTGTCACGGCCACAGTTGCAAGCcgaccattgactcgcaactagatGTATTTGTGTGTTTACCgaggtccctagttgcatgtcaaccatcgcctgcaactaaggatgtgtgtgtttgtcgagggctCCCAATTGCAAGCCAACCATTGACTCGCAATTGGGGGAGGGGAGAGGAGTGTCTTTCTATGGGTCCAGTtacaagtcaaccatcgactcgcaactaagggtgtgtgtgtttgttgggtcccccagttgcatgtcaaccatcgacttgcaactaagTGGGGTGTGCGTTTGATTGGCCCACCAGTTGCAGgctgaccatcgactcgcaactaagggtgtgtgtgtgtgtgtgtttgggcccgcagttgcatgtcaaccatcgactcgcaagtgtgtgtgtgtgtgtgtgtgttggggccccctagttgcaagccgaccatcgactcgcaactagggatgtgtgtgtgtttgtcgagagtccctagttgcatgtcaaccatcgacttgtaactaggggtgtgtgtgtttaTCGGTGCCCCCAGTTGCAGATcgagcatcgactcgcaactaagggtgcTTTTGTGTGTTTGTCTAGAGTCCCTAGTTGCATGTTGATTATCAACTCGCGACTAGggggtgtgtgtttgttgagggtccctagttgcaagccgaccatcgactcgcaactagaggtgtatgtgtttgtcgagggtccacAACTGCATGTccatcatcgactcgcaactaggagtgtgtgtgtgtgtgtgtgtttgtctagGGTCCCTAATTGCATGTCAACCATTGACTTGGCACTAAGGGTGCTTGTGTTTGTCGAGGGGCCCTCATTTGCAAGCCGATCATTGACTCAACAACTAAGGGTGTGAGTGTTTTGCCGTGGCCTCAGTTGCAAGctgaccatcgactcacaactaagggtgtatgtgtgtgtgtgtgttgagagTCCCAAGCTGCAAgctgaccatcgactcgcaactaggggtgtatgTGTTTGTCAAGTGTCCCCAATTCCATGTCCACCGTTGAATCACAGctaggagtgtgtgtgtgtgtgtgtgtgtgtgtgtgtgttgagggtccctagttgcatgtcgaTCATTGACTCGCAACTAAGGGTGTGTGCCTGGCCCCCTgttgcaagccgaccatcgactcgcaactaggggtgtatgTGTTTGTCAAATGTCCGCAATTGCATGTCCGCCATTGAATCATAGctaggagtgtgtgtgtgtgtgtttatcaAGGGTCCCCAGTTGTatgtcgaccatcgactcgcaactaagggtgtGTCCTTGGCCCCTAGCtgcaagccgaccatcgactcgcaactaggggtgtatgTGTTTGCAAGTGTCCTTAATTTCATGTCCACCACTGAATCACAGctaggagtgtgtgtgtgtgtgtgtgtttgtcgagggtccccaattgcatgtcgaccatcgactcgcaactaagggtgtGTGCCTGGCGCCCAGCtgcaagccgaccatcgactcacaactaggggttTTTGTGTTTCTCAAGGGTCCCtagttgcaagccgaccatcgactcgTAACTAGGAGTGTGTGTACTTTTCTAAAAAAGTTTAACTTTTTAAGAAAAGAGTgtgcattttcaaaaaatgttcacgttttcaTAAAATGTTCGGAAGTTTGAAAATAATGTTCTTATATTCCAAAACATTATTCTCAATAGCAAAAAATGTTCTCAACAACTATTTTTCTCGATTACAaatgaaaattttgaagaaatgttGGGGAAGTTCCGAAACTGTTTCGATCGGCCGCTTGAGATAGGTATTCAGATATTCACGGTGATTAGATACATGAGCGCCTAACAGTGTGTGTGTGACAGTAAGAGGTTTTTGTGTTGAATCCGTGCGGCTGCTCTTGTTTTTTTGACTTTTCCAACGTTGCACTGTCGACCATCGTGTGGAATTCGTATGGCCGGCTCAGCCGGAGGTTCCTTGCGCGGAACACGGCCCGCAGCGCGGGGCACCTCAcaaaataaacaaacaaaaaagaaatcaaacaaacaagcaaggcccaacctttggaGTGACGAGGCACGAAGGGAGGAAGCGCGGGTGACAGACCATCGAGGAGAGAACAAACGGATAGATCAGGAAAGCCACAAATAGGGTGACATTATCTTAGATGTGACAAACCCTTTGTGGAAACGCAGCGGAGTTTGGCATTTCGGACTGCCACGTCTGCAGCTCAGTAGCACGCGAGGGTTTGGTGTTTCTATTTAGGGCAAAAACGACACGGTTCGTGGCGTTTTTGAAAAGGATCAGATCGCGAAATAAAATTCGAATGAGTTCATTTTGTGCTAAAGTTCCTGACAAAGTCAAGACAATGATTTTGACCCAGCTAAAACGCCACCGTATGCGCGAGAACTATGTCTTGCTTGCTGCGGGACATAGTTCCGGCTCACCTTGGGCACGAGGCTAATGGGCTAGCTGGATACTGTAGCTGCCTCTGCGTGGGTTTTTCTCTCTATGTTTTTCTTTCTCGATTTTGACTGTTTGCATCCGTTTTCTTTGGATTTTTTTCTCTTCAGGTATCTTTTGATTTTATTTCTTCTTTCTTTGGATTTCTTAGTCTTTTATTTTTCTcgtttagttttttattttattattgttCTTCAACCTATGtctaattttttatatatattgtATATTTTTGATATACTTCTGGAAAAAAATTATagatgttaaatatttttaaaaaacaTGACTAACATTTATTCAAATGTCTACTTTGATGTCTATCTTCTTTCATACATATTGTGCATTTTTCGTATACATCtaaaacattttttatatatagcatttttcaaatacatgagaacattttttcaaatatagaTGACTACATTTTTTTCATACACAATGTATAATTTTCATATACATACGAAAcattatttttatacatgtttaacatttttatgaTACATGGTTAACCATTTTCTCTAATActacatgttttgaacattttttataatcctatgtgttaaacatttttcaaatacacgtgGACACATTTTTTTGAATGATATGAATCTTTTTCTTAAACTAAGCATTTTTGTACATTGTACAAATGTTTTCTAAAATGTCACtttcatttttttaaatgcatgaacctAAGGGTTATTATATATTTAGATATATTTATGTAGATCTAGGTGTTGTAATATCCTTAGGTCAAACACTTGTGATTTGTGTAATTGCAACAGTTATAATTTGCATAGGTACAATTATGTCGATCTAGCGGTTGTGATTTGTTACTTAATGTTGGTCCATGATTTGTTACAACTAATGTATACAATAGATAGTTTTTTAGGAACATAGTACAAACGTAGACGCTCATTACACGCACGCACACTCATCCCTATCACTGCACCCACACAGTTTATACCTATGTGAGCACCTTTGGGAAACTAATTCGACagatcttgagattgacgaaatgGCCATAAACGCCTTGTAGTTAGACACATCATATCGCTGAAAGAATAGCGTTGGAGAATCAGAAATATGCAAACACCCATACCAATCTAGGACTTGAACCCGGACGGGCTGGTTCCACCACAAAAAAACATAACCATCTAAGCTTATTAGTCATGTCCTAACTTTGAACAATAAAATCCAGGGATCTCATGTCCAGCTACAGATTTTAATTAAAAAAGTAAAGTACAAGAACTGAAATGTCAATTACAGCGGTGGTGCTTGAACTTGACACAAACGATCATTTTGGTGCTAGAACTTGCAGCATATATCGAACTGGTGTAACAACTTGGCTCGAACATACAAATATGATTCAAATCTCGGCTGTATACACCCGAGCCGCTGATTAGACGTGCCAACATGGTATGGGTCCCGCCGTCAGTGACTTGAAGGTAGACAGGAGGGTGTGTGGCCAGTTTTGTTGCGAAAACTCCCTTgaactatcccccccccccccccccccccgcgcgacaAAAGCTATGTCGACGTTGGAAGATGGCGTTTCATTTTTTCCGACTCTATGGCCAGTGGGCCCCGTGTGTACATACTGAAAATTAATAATGAGAAAAAATGGAGGCCTCCAGGTCTAGAACGTGCGACCCTTGCCCATGTCAGAGTCGATCCGGGCTGCTACACCATTCAGTCTTCACAACTTCAAATAAATTTTGTATTCATCAATTTGAATATATAATAAGCAGCGCATGTACATTTTTCTATTAATTAAGCATTTAAATGTCCGTATCTAATAATCAATTTTATATAATACATGTGTGTATGTTTAAATGTTTTTATCGTTTGTATGTATaatatttataaaaaaatatttggacATTATTTTAATTACTTACGTTTCACAAATATTTCAAAAAGAACTAGCGCGTGCAAAATGGGCTGCACTATCTGATCTAAGCTCCACATGTATCGTCCTTATACTACATTAACGACTGTTATCCTTATTAGACATTCAAATGTGATTGGTGCAGTGGCTATGAGCGCGTGCACCCTAACAGTAGGTCGCGTGCTGGATTCTAAAAAAAAACCATGTCGCGTGTTGGAATGTAGGGGTCTAACATTTTCTCTTTTAACTTTTAGGTCGGGGCTCACATGTCATACATCAAATAAAACAAAATACCATCTACCGCGTGGGCAGGGTCTTCTTTTGTGAGAAATAAACAATGTCgaggtttttttgcaaaaaaaagcagGCCACACACTTCTAGTCACTGACAGATGGCCCCACGCCATGTTGGCAGCATTGGTTTCGTATCCAAGCGTTGGTTAGCATTCTATTTGCACACCCGAGTCAAGTTATTACACCAGTTCAATGTATACCATAAGTTCTAGCAACAAAGTGATCGTAGTTCAAGCCACCATCGGTGTAATTGACTCAACTGAAATATATTAGACCATGAAACTGTTGGTGCAATATCCTGATAGGGTTGCATGATGGTTCAGGCATTTTTCACAAGGGGACGCGGTGGCGGTAGTTCAGATGCTTAAGTACAACACACATTCATCAACCCGTGTAAACCACGGGATAGCCATCGAGCATGATTGACTACACGCAACGGCGAGTGCAGATTCTCCAGCTTCGCCGGCATTGTCTTCCTCCTTCCGCCCCGTTCACCTCCTCAGGCCGAGCAGCGCGAGGAACAGCGACACGTAGTCATAGCGGAAGACGTGCCGCAGCATCCCGAGCTTGCTGTCGTCGCTCCACGGCGGGTACCTGAACATGAACTCCACCAGGAAGCTCCGCCTGAACACTGCCTTCTTGTGGCTGAACATCTCGAAGGAGTACTTGCCGTGGTACTGCCCGAACCCGCTCTGCCCGACGCCGCCGAACGGGATGCTCTCCAGCCCGTACTGCACGATCGCGTCGTTGAAGGTGACGCTCCCGGACGATGTCTCCCTGACGATCCGCTGCTTCAGCGCCTCGCTCGTGGTGAAGGCGTAGATCGCGAGCGGCTTGGGCCTGGAGCTCACGAACTCGATGCTCTCCTCGATCTTCTTCACCTGCATGCAAGCAGAGGCATCATCACATGTTGGCTCGACTGTCGGTTTCAGTGGAAGGCTGCCGCTGTGGTCGTTGATTGACGTACAGTGATGATCGGGAGGAGCGGGCCGAAAATCTCCTTTGTCATGACGTCGGAGTCGAGCGGTGGATTCAGCAGGATGGTGGGCTCGATGCTcctgcgccattggaatcatggcTTGAGACAGAGACAGACAGACAGAGACACACAGAAAGAAAAGAGACACCCAGTACTGCAGAAGTGTACAGGGAGGGCCAATGATAAGAAGCACTGAGGCGAGGTGCTGCTGAGGAACTTACAAGATCTTTGGGTCCACGTCTCCACCATGCACAATGGAACGGCTCACCTTGTGATCCTCCAGGAGGCCACTCAACCTATTGAACTGTCTCTCGTTCAGAATGCGCGCCATGTCCTCTGGTTTCGTGATGAGTCTCTCGAGTGTTGATTTCAGCAGCTCAATCTTAATTCAGAGAATAACTATATTAATTGTCAGAACGTAAAACAGCAGGTAATTTGGTCTCGTGACACAAGAACAGTTCAGCAGGAACCAGACCAGAATCGGCGCAAACTGTTCCTCCACAAGTATGTAATCGATGGCTATGCAAGCTTGACCGGCGCAAGTAGACCATTTCGCGCCTATTATGCGATTTACAGCAACCTGCACATGTTGAGATGCCTGTGGTAAGGTTATCTTATCCGACCTTGGCAAAACTGAAAACAAGCGAAGGCCAGGGGGTTTACCTGACTGTCTCTTTTGCTGTCCAGCCAATCGACAATGCACGGGCATTTCGAGCCAAGCTCAAGTGCCACTGGGGTCAGGTGCTTTGCAGCTTTTGTCATGATAATGCGACCTACACGGGCGCCCCCTAAACGCCAATAATAGAACCGTCAGGCATTGCCAACAGCTACTTTTCTTAAGAAATCAGGATCCAGATGAACTTGCAGGCTTGGAGTACCTACCGGTGAAGAGGACTTTGTCCCATCGGTGCTCCATTAGCTCTTGTCCAACTTCCGCTGCACCCAAGACGACCTTTACAGCCTCGGCGTCAAGGTATCTCGGTATGTTGGCAGCGAGAAGTGCTGCGGTGGACGGCGCGAGCTCGGACGGTTTCAAAACCACGGCGTTGCCAGCCGCTAAGGCACCGGAGAGTGGCTCCAGAGCTAAGCCTGCATGCAGCATAAATGGGATATTGTGTACGTTTTGAGTACGCAAACTACAACAGGTTGAACAGGCAAGGTTAAAAGCATGTTCGGCGTGTAGAGTCACA
This window contains:
- the LOC123127862 gene encoding aldehyde dehydrogenase family 3 member F1 — translated: MEEKPAIGLGSLVSSLRVVYKSGRTKDLSWRRSQLKGLIRLLTEKEEEIFDALHDDLGKHRTESFRDEVGVLVKSIKHTLQNLEKWAAPEKAPTPLVSFPATALVLPEPLGVVLIFSCWNLPIGLALEPLSGALAAGNAVVLKPSELAPSTAALLAANIPRYLDAEAVKVVLGAAEVGQELMEHRWDKVLFTGGARVGRIIMTKAAKHLTPVALELGSKCPCIVDWLDSKRDSQVAVNRIIGAKWSTCAGQACIAIDYILVEEQFAPILIELLKSTLERLITKPEDMARILNERQFNRLSGLLEDHKVSRSIVHGGDVDPKILSIEPTILLNPPLDSDVMTKEIFGPLLPIITVKKIEESIEFVSSRPKPLAIYAFTTSEALKQRIVRETSSGSVTFNDAIVQYGLESIPFGGVGQSGFGQYHGKYSFEMFSHKKAVFRRSFLVEFMFRYPPWSDDSKLGMLRHVFRYDYVSLFLALLGLRR